In one Cervus elaphus chromosome 9, mCerEla1.1, whole genome shotgun sequence genomic region, the following are encoded:
- the ZNF692 gene encoding zinc finger protein 692 isoform X1, giving the protein MPSRPPPLPGFTQVVPTVRSSSSANDLVPHLPGLVLMAASPADASRRRREKRRQLDARRSKYRIRLGGHMEQWCLLKEQLGFSLHSQLAKFLLDRYTSSGCVLCAGPEPVAPKELQYLVLLSHAHSRECSLVPGLRGPGGQDGGLVWECSAGHTFSWSPSSGPKSPEEPNLTPLPSTDERSWCPEARSGQEPAGLESNCDERAQEARMPRGAGPPPETFPSLGEDGEEEEEDEEEMLSDASPWTYSSSPDDSEPDVPKPPPSPVTHAPKDGEIPPAPAAVPAPLASPSSSASSLGSGAPRPVEVRIQPELRGTPQADQQTEPLASPGSQAQSALASAWDEDTAQIGPKRIRKAARRELLPCDFPGCGRIFSNRQYLNHHKKYQHIHQKSFSCPEPACGKSFNFKKHLKEHVKLHSGYTERWLGRRLQDAMERMAVSSAAGGAGEKPYQAYTRDYICEFCARSFRTSSNLVIHRRIHTGEKPLQCEICGFTCRQKASLNWHRRKHAETVAALRFPCEFCGKRFEKPDSVAAHRSKSHPALLLAPQELSGPLDSCSSILASASLGASEGSRSSLAPQAPMLLP; this is encoded by the exons ATGCCCTCCagacccccgcccctccccggctTTACCCAAGTCGTCCCAACTGTGAGGAGCTCTTCCAGTGCAAACGACCTCGTCCCTCATTTACCA GGCCTGGTACTCATGGCGGCCTCCCCTGCGGACGCGTCCCGCAGGCGGCGGGAGAAGCGGCGGCAGTTGGATGCTCGCCGCAGCAAGTACCGCATCCGCCTGGGTGGCCATATGGAGCAGTGGTGCCTCCTCAAGGAGCAGCTGGGCTTCTCCTTGCACTCGCAGCTGGCCAAGTTCCTGTTGGATCG GTACACTTCTTCAGGCTGTGTTCTTTGTGCAG GTCCTGAGCCTGTGGCCCCCAAGGAACTGCAGTATCTGGTGCTTCTATCTCACGCTCACAGCCGAGAGTGCAGCCTGGTTCCTGGGCTGCGGGGACCTGGGGGCCAAGATGGGGGGCTTGTGTGGGAGTGTTCAGCCGGCCACACCTTCTCCTGGAGCCCCTCTTCAGGCCCCAAATCTCCAGAGGAGCCAAATCTGACCCCTCTTCCAAGTACTGACGAGAGGAGCTGGTGCCCAGAGGCCAGGAGTGGGCAGGAGCCTGCAG GTTTGGAATCTAACTGTGATGAGAGGGCTCAGGAGGCCAGGATGCCCAG GGGTGCGGGACCCCCACCGGAGACCTTCCCATCCCTCGGAGAAGatggggaagaggaagaggaggatgaagAGGAGATGCTCAGTGATGCTAGTCCCTGGACCTACAGCTCCTCCCCAGATGA CAGTGAGCCAGATGTCCCCAAACCACCCCCTTCCCCTGTCACCCATGCACCTAAGGATGGGGAGATACCCCCGGCCCCTGCAGCCGTCCCAGCTCCTCTTGCTTCGCCATCCTCATCAGCATCCTCTTTGGGTTCTGGAGCTCCTAGGCCTGTAGAAGTCAGGATACAGCCAGAGCTCAGGGGGACCCCTCAAGCAGACCAGCAGACTGAGCCCCTGGCCAG CCCTGGGAGTCAGGCTCAGTCTGCTCTGGCCTCGGCATGGGATGAGGACACTGCTCAGATTGGCCCCAAGAGAATTAG GAAAGCTGCCAGAAGAGAGCTGCTGCCCTGTGACTTCCCTGGCTGTGGAAGGATCTTCTCAAACCGGCAGTATTTGAAT CACCACAAGAAATACCAGCACATCCACCAAAAGTCCTTCTCCTGCCCAGAGCCGGCCTGTGGGAAGTCCTTTAACTTTAAGAAACACCTGAAGGAGCATGTGAAGCTGCACAGTG GATATACAGAGCGGTGGTTGGGCAGAAGACTACAGGATGCCATGGAAAGGATGGCTGTCTCCTCtgctgcaggaggtgcaggagaaaAACCATACCAGGCCT ACACCCGAGACTACATTTGTGAGTTCTGCGCCCGGTCTTTCCGCACCAGCAGCAACTTGGTCATCCACCGGCGcatccacactggagagaaacccctACA GTGTGAGATCTGCGGGTTTACCTGCCGCCAGAAGGCATCCCTGAATTGGCACCGGCGCAAGCACGCAGAGACAGTGGCTGCCTTGCGATTCCCCTGTGAGTTCTGTGGCAAGCGCTTTGAGAAGCCAGACAGTGTTGCAGCTCATCGCAGCAAAAGCCACCCTGCCTTGCTCTTGGCCCCACAAGAACTATCTGGTCCACTGGATTCCTGTTCCAGCATCTTGGCCTCTGCATCCCTGGGGGCCAGTGAAGGATCCAGGTCCTCTCTGGCTCCTCAGGCTCCCATGCTGCTCCCTTAG
- the ZNF692 gene encoding zinc finger protein 692 isoform X4: MPSRPPPLPGFTQVVPTVRSSSSANDLVPHLPGLVLMAASPADASRRRREKRRQLDARRSKYRIRLGGHMEQWCLLKEQLGFSLHSQLAKFLLDRYTSSGCVLCAGPEPVAPKELQYLVLLSHAHSRECSLVPGLRGPGGQDGGLVWECSAGHTFSWSPSSGPKSPEEPNLTPLPSTDERSWCPEARSGQEPAGLESNCDERAQEARMPRGAGPPPETFPSLGEDGEEEEEDEEEMLSDASPWTYSSSPDDEPDVPKPPPSPVTHAPKDGEIPPAPAAVPAPLASPSSSASSLGSGAPRPVEVRIQPELRGTPQADQQTEPLASPGSQAQSALASAWDEDTAQIGPKRIRKAARRELLPCDFPGCGRIFSNRQYLNHHKKYQHIHQKSFSCPEPACGKSFNFKKHLKEHVKLHSDTRDYICEFCARSFRTSSNLVIHRRIHTGEKPLQCEICGFTCRQKASLNWHRRKHAETVAALRFPCEFCGKRFEKPDSVAAHRSKSHPALLLAPQELSGPLDSCSSILASASLGASEGSRSSLAPQAPMLLP, translated from the exons ATGCCCTCCagacccccgcccctccccggctTTACCCAAGTCGTCCCAACTGTGAGGAGCTCTTCCAGTGCAAACGACCTCGTCCCTCATTTACCA GGCCTGGTACTCATGGCGGCCTCCCCTGCGGACGCGTCCCGCAGGCGGCGGGAGAAGCGGCGGCAGTTGGATGCTCGCCGCAGCAAGTACCGCATCCGCCTGGGTGGCCATATGGAGCAGTGGTGCCTCCTCAAGGAGCAGCTGGGCTTCTCCTTGCACTCGCAGCTGGCCAAGTTCCTGTTGGATCG GTACACTTCTTCAGGCTGTGTTCTTTGTGCAG GTCCTGAGCCTGTGGCCCCCAAGGAACTGCAGTATCTGGTGCTTCTATCTCACGCTCACAGCCGAGAGTGCAGCCTGGTTCCTGGGCTGCGGGGACCTGGGGGCCAAGATGGGGGGCTTGTGTGGGAGTGTTCAGCCGGCCACACCTTCTCCTGGAGCCCCTCTTCAGGCCCCAAATCTCCAGAGGAGCCAAATCTGACCCCTCTTCCAAGTACTGACGAGAGGAGCTGGTGCCCAGAGGCCAGGAGTGGGCAGGAGCCTGCAG GTTTGGAATCTAACTGTGATGAGAGGGCTCAGGAGGCCAGGATGCCCAG GGGTGCGGGACCCCCACCGGAGACCTTCCCATCCCTCGGAGAAGatggggaagaggaagaggaggatgaagAGGAGATGCTCAGTGATGCTAGTCCCTGGACCTACAGCTCCTCCCCAGATGA TGAGCCAGATGTCCCCAAACCACCCCCTTCCCCTGTCACCCATGCACCTAAGGATGGGGAGATACCCCCGGCCCCTGCAGCCGTCCCAGCTCCTCTTGCTTCGCCATCCTCATCAGCATCCTCTTTGGGTTCTGGAGCTCCTAGGCCTGTAGAAGTCAGGATACAGCCAGAGCTCAGGGGGACCCCTCAAGCAGACCAGCAGACTGAGCCCCTGGCCAG CCCTGGGAGTCAGGCTCAGTCTGCTCTGGCCTCGGCATGGGATGAGGACACTGCTCAGATTGGCCCCAAGAGAATTAG GAAAGCTGCCAGAAGAGAGCTGCTGCCCTGTGACTTCCCTGGCTGTGGAAGGATCTTCTCAAACCGGCAGTATTTGAAT CACCACAAGAAATACCAGCACATCCACCAAAAGTCCTTCTCCTGCCCAGAGCCGGCCTGTGGGAAGTCCTTTAACTTTAAGAAACACCTGAAGGAGCATGTGAAGCTGCACAGTG ACACCCGAGACTACATTTGTGAGTTCTGCGCCCGGTCTTTCCGCACCAGCAGCAACTTGGTCATCCACCGGCGcatccacactggagagaaacccctACA GTGTGAGATCTGCGGGTTTACCTGCCGCCAGAAGGCATCCCTGAATTGGCACCGGCGCAAGCACGCAGAGACAGTGGCTGCCTTGCGATTCCCCTGTGAGTTCTGTGGCAAGCGCTTTGAGAAGCCAGACAGTGTTGCAGCTCATCGCAGCAAAAGCCACCCTGCCTTGCTCTTGGCCCCACAAGAACTATCTGGTCCACTGGATTCCTGTTCCAGCATCTTGGCCTCTGCATCCCTGGGGGCCAGTGAAGGATCCAGGTCCTCTCTGGCTCCTCAGGCTCCCATGCTGCTCCCTTAG
- the ZNF692 gene encoding zinc finger protein 692 isoform X3 — MPSRPPPLPGFTQVVPTVRSSSSANDLVPHLPGLVLMAASPADASRRRREKRRQLDARRSKYRIRLGGHMEQWCLLKEQLGFSLHSQLAKFLLDRYTSSGCVLCAGPEPVAPKELQYLVLLSHAHSRECSLVPGLRGPGGQDGGLVWECSAGHTFSWSPSSGPKSPEEPNLTPLPSTDERSWCPEARSGQEPAGLESNCDERAQEARMPRGAGPPPETFPSLGEDGEEEEEDEEEMLSDASPWTYSSSPDDSEPDVPKPPPSPVTHAPKDGEIPPAPAAVPAPLASPSSSASSLGSGAPRPVEVRIQPELRGTPQADQQTEPLASPGSQAQSALASAWDEDTAQIGPKRIRKAARRELLPCDFPGCGRIFSNRQYLNHHKKYQHIHQKSFSCPEPACGKSFNFKKHLKEHVKLHSDTRDYICEFCARSFRTSSNLVIHRRIHTGEKPLQCEICGFTCRQKASLNWHRRKHAETVAALRFPCEFCGKRFEKPDSVAAHRSKSHPALLLAPQELSGPLDSCSSILASASLGASEGSRSSLAPQAPMLLP; from the exons ATGCCCTCCagacccccgcccctccccggctTTACCCAAGTCGTCCCAACTGTGAGGAGCTCTTCCAGTGCAAACGACCTCGTCCCTCATTTACCA GGCCTGGTACTCATGGCGGCCTCCCCTGCGGACGCGTCCCGCAGGCGGCGGGAGAAGCGGCGGCAGTTGGATGCTCGCCGCAGCAAGTACCGCATCCGCCTGGGTGGCCATATGGAGCAGTGGTGCCTCCTCAAGGAGCAGCTGGGCTTCTCCTTGCACTCGCAGCTGGCCAAGTTCCTGTTGGATCG GTACACTTCTTCAGGCTGTGTTCTTTGTGCAG GTCCTGAGCCTGTGGCCCCCAAGGAACTGCAGTATCTGGTGCTTCTATCTCACGCTCACAGCCGAGAGTGCAGCCTGGTTCCTGGGCTGCGGGGACCTGGGGGCCAAGATGGGGGGCTTGTGTGGGAGTGTTCAGCCGGCCACACCTTCTCCTGGAGCCCCTCTTCAGGCCCCAAATCTCCAGAGGAGCCAAATCTGACCCCTCTTCCAAGTACTGACGAGAGGAGCTGGTGCCCAGAGGCCAGGAGTGGGCAGGAGCCTGCAG GTTTGGAATCTAACTGTGATGAGAGGGCTCAGGAGGCCAGGATGCCCAG GGGTGCGGGACCCCCACCGGAGACCTTCCCATCCCTCGGAGAAGatggggaagaggaagaggaggatgaagAGGAGATGCTCAGTGATGCTAGTCCCTGGACCTACAGCTCCTCCCCAGATGA CAGTGAGCCAGATGTCCCCAAACCACCCCCTTCCCCTGTCACCCATGCACCTAAGGATGGGGAGATACCCCCGGCCCCTGCAGCCGTCCCAGCTCCTCTTGCTTCGCCATCCTCATCAGCATCCTCTTTGGGTTCTGGAGCTCCTAGGCCTGTAGAAGTCAGGATACAGCCAGAGCTCAGGGGGACCCCTCAAGCAGACCAGCAGACTGAGCCCCTGGCCAG CCCTGGGAGTCAGGCTCAGTCTGCTCTGGCCTCGGCATGGGATGAGGACACTGCTCAGATTGGCCCCAAGAGAATTAG GAAAGCTGCCAGAAGAGAGCTGCTGCCCTGTGACTTCCCTGGCTGTGGAAGGATCTTCTCAAACCGGCAGTATTTGAAT CACCACAAGAAATACCAGCACATCCACCAAAAGTCCTTCTCCTGCCCAGAGCCGGCCTGTGGGAAGTCCTTTAACTTTAAGAAACACCTGAAGGAGCATGTGAAGCTGCACAGTG ACACCCGAGACTACATTTGTGAGTTCTGCGCCCGGTCTTTCCGCACCAGCAGCAACTTGGTCATCCACCGGCGcatccacactggagagaaacccctACA GTGTGAGATCTGCGGGTTTACCTGCCGCCAGAAGGCATCCCTGAATTGGCACCGGCGCAAGCACGCAGAGACAGTGGCTGCCTTGCGATTCCCCTGTGAGTTCTGTGGCAAGCGCTTTGAGAAGCCAGACAGTGTTGCAGCTCATCGCAGCAAAAGCCACCCTGCCTTGCTCTTGGCCCCACAAGAACTATCTGGTCCACTGGATTCCTGTTCCAGCATCTTGGCCTCTGCATCCCTGGGGGCCAGTGAAGGATCCAGGTCCTCTCTGGCTCCTCAGGCTCCCATGCTGCTCCCTTAG
- the ZNF692 gene encoding zinc finger protein 692 isoform X2: MPSRPPPLPGFTQVVPTVRSSSSANDLVPHLPGLVLMAASPADASRRRREKRRQLDARRSKYRIRLGGHMEQWCLLKEQLGFSLHSQLAKFLLDRYTSSGCVLCAGPEPVAPKELQYLVLLSHAHSRECSLVPGLRGPGGQDGGLVWECSAGHTFSWSPSSGPKSPEEPNLTPLPSTDERSWCPEARSGQEPAGLESNCDERAQEARMPRGAGPPPETFPSLGEDGEEEEEDEEEMLSDASPWTYSSSPDDEPDVPKPPPSPVTHAPKDGEIPPAPAAVPAPLASPSSSASSLGSGAPRPVEVRIQPELRGTPQADQQTEPLASPGSQAQSALASAWDEDTAQIGPKRIRKAARRELLPCDFPGCGRIFSNRQYLNHHKKYQHIHQKSFSCPEPACGKSFNFKKHLKEHVKLHSGYTERWLGRRLQDAMERMAVSSAAGGAGEKPYQAYTRDYICEFCARSFRTSSNLVIHRRIHTGEKPLQCEICGFTCRQKASLNWHRRKHAETVAALRFPCEFCGKRFEKPDSVAAHRSKSHPALLLAPQELSGPLDSCSSILASASLGASEGSRSSLAPQAPMLLP, from the exons ATGCCCTCCagacccccgcccctccccggctTTACCCAAGTCGTCCCAACTGTGAGGAGCTCTTCCAGTGCAAACGACCTCGTCCCTCATTTACCA GGCCTGGTACTCATGGCGGCCTCCCCTGCGGACGCGTCCCGCAGGCGGCGGGAGAAGCGGCGGCAGTTGGATGCTCGCCGCAGCAAGTACCGCATCCGCCTGGGTGGCCATATGGAGCAGTGGTGCCTCCTCAAGGAGCAGCTGGGCTTCTCCTTGCACTCGCAGCTGGCCAAGTTCCTGTTGGATCG GTACACTTCTTCAGGCTGTGTTCTTTGTGCAG GTCCTGAGCCTGTGGCCCCCAAGGAACTGCAGTATCTGGTGCTTCTATCTCACGCTCACAGCCGAGAGTGCAGCCTGGTTCCTGGGCTGCGGGGACCTGGGGGCCAAGATGGGGGGCTTGTGTGGGAGTGTTCAGCCGGCCACACCTTCTCCTGGAGCCCCTCTTCAGGCCCCAAATCTCCAGAGGAGCCAAATCTGACCCCTCTTCCAAGTACTGACGAGAGGAGCTGGTGCCCAGAGGCCAGGAGTGGGCAGGAGCCTGCAG GTTTGGAATCTAACTGTGATGAGAGGGCTCAGGAGGCCAGGATGCCCAG GGGTGCGGGACCCCCACCGGAGACCTTCCCATCCCTCGGAGAAGatggggaagaggaagaggaggatgaagAGGAGATGCTCAGTGATGCTAGTCCCTGGACCTACAGCTCCTCCCCAGATGA TGAGCCAGATGTCCCCAAACCACCCCCTTCCCCTGTCACCCATGCACCTAAGGATGGGGAGATACCCCCGGCCCCTGCAGCCGTCCCAGCTCCTCTTGCTTCGCCATCCTCATCAGCATCCTCTTTGGGTTCTGGAGCTCCTAGGCCTGTAGAAGTCAGGATACAGCCAGAGCTCAGGGGGACCCCTCAAGCAGACCAGCAGACTGAGCCCCTGGCCAG CCCTGGGAGTCAGGCTCAGTCTGCTCTGGCCTCGGCATGGGATGAGGACACTGCTCAGATTGGCCCCAAGAGAATTAG GAAAGCTGCCAGAAGAGAGCTGCTGCCCTGTGACTTCCCTGGCTGTGGAAGGATCTTCTCAAACCGGCAGTATTTGAAT CACCACAAGAAATACCAGCACATCCACCAAAAGTCCTTCTCCTGCCCAGAGCCGGCCTGTGGGAAGTCCTTTAACTTTAAGAAACACCTGAAGGAGCATGTGAAGCTGCACAGTG GATATACAGAGCGGTGGTTGGGCAGAAGACTACAGGATGCCATGGAAAGGATGGCTGTCTCCTCtgctgcaggaggtgcaggagaaaAACCATACCAGGCCT ACACCCGAGACTACATTTGTGAGTTCTGCGCCCGGTCTTTCCGCACCAGCAGCAACTTGGTCATCCACCGGCGcatccacactggagagaaacccctACA GTGTGAGATCTGCGGGTTTACCTGCCGCCAGAAGGCATCCCTGAATTGGCACCGGCGCAAGCACGCAGAGACAGTGGCTGCCTTGCGATTCCCCTGTGAGTTCTGTGGCAAGCGCTTTGAGAAGCCAGACAGTGTTGCAGCTCATCGCAGCAAAAGCCACCCTGCCTTGCTCTTGGCCCCACAAGAACTATCTGGTCCACTGGATTCCTGTTCCAGCATCTTGGCCTCTGCATCCCTGGGGGCCAGTGAAGGATCCAGGTCCTCTCTGGCTCCTCAGGCTCCCATGCTGCTCCCTTAG
- the ZNF692 gene encoding zinc finger protein 692 isoform X8, producing the protein MAASPADASRRRREKRRQLDARRSKYRIRLGGHMEQWCLLKEQLGFSLHSQLAKFLLDRYTSSGCVLCAGPEPVAPKELQYLVLLSHAHSRECSLVPGLRGPGGQDGGLVWECSAGHTFSWSPSSGPKSPEEPNLTPLPSTDERSWCPEARSGQEPAGLESNCDERAQEARMPRGAGPPPETFPSLGEDGEEEEEDEEEMLSDASPWTYSSSPDDEPDVPKPPPSPVTHAPKDGEIPPAPAAVPAPLASPSSSASSLGSGAPRPVEVRIQPELRGTPQADQQTEPLASPGSQAQSALASAWDEDTAQIGPKRIRKAARRELLPCDFPGCGRIFSNRQYLNHHKKYQHIHQKSFSCPEPACGKSFNFKKHLKEHVKLHSDTRDYICEFCARSFRTSSNLVIHRRIHTGEKPLQCEICGFTCRQKASLNWHRRKHAETVAALRFPCEFCGKRFEKPDSVAAHRSKSHPALLLAPQELSGPLDSCSSILASASLGASEGSRSSLAPQAPMLLP; encoded by the exons ATGGCGGCCTCCCCTGCGGACGCGTCCCGCAGGCGGCGGGAGAAGCGGCGGCAGTTGGATGCTCGCCGCAGCAAGTACCGCATCCGCCTGGGTGGCCATATGGAGCAGTGGTGCCTCCTCAAGGAGCAGCTGGGCTTCTCCTTGCACTCGCAGCTGGCCAAGTTCCTGTTGGATCG GTACACTTCTTCAGGCTGTGTTCTTTGTGCAG GTCCTGAGCCTGTGGCCCCCAAGGAACTGCAGTATCTGGTGCTTCTATCTCACGCTCACAGCCGAGAGTGCAGCCTGGTTCCTGGGCTGCGGGGACCTGGGGGCCAAGATGGGGGGCTTGTGTGGGAGTGTTCAGCCGGCCACACCTTCTCCTGGAGCCCCTCTTCAGGCCCCAAATCTCCAGAGGAGCCAAATCTGACCCCTCTTCCAAGTACTGACGAGAGGAGCTGGTGCCCAGAGGCCAGGAGTGGGCAGGAGCCTGCAG GTTTGGAATCTAACTGTGATGAGAGGGCTCAGGAGGCCAGGATGCCCAG GGGTGCGGGACCCCCACCGGAGACCTTCCCATCCCTCGGAGAAGatggggaagaggaagaggaggatgaagAGGAGATGCTCAGTGATGCTAGTCCCTGGACCTACAGCTCCTCCCCAGATGA TGAGCCAGATGTCCCCAAACCACCCCCTTCCCCTGTCACCCATGCACCTAAGGATGGGGAGATACCCCCGGCCCCTGCAGCCGTCCCAGCTCCTCTTGCTTCGCCATCCTCATCAGCATCCTCTTTGGGTTCTGGAGCTCCTAGGCCTGTAGAAGTCAGGATACAGCCAGAGCTCAGGGGGACCCCTCAAGCAGACCAGCAGACTGAGCCCCTGGCCAG CCCTGGGAGTCAGGCTCAGTCTGCTCTGGCCTCGGCATGGGATGAGGACACTGCTCAGATTGGCCCCAAGAGAATTAG GAAAGCTGCCAGAAGAGAGCTGCTGCCCTGTGACTTCCCTGGCTGTGGAAGGATCTTCTCAAACCGGCAGTATTTGAAT CACCACAAGAAATACCAGCACATCCACCAAAAGTCCTTCTCCTGCCCAGAGCCGGCCTGTGGGAAGTCCTTTAACTTTAAGAAACACCTGAAGGAGCATGTGAAGCTGCACAGTG ACACCCGAGACTACATTTGTGAGTTCTGCGCCCGGTCTTTCCGCACCAGCAGCAACTTGGTCATCCACCGGCGcatccacactggagagaaacccctACA GTGTGAGATCTGCGGGTTTACCTGCCGCCAGAAGGCATCCCTGAATTGGCACCGGCGCAAGCACGCAGAGACAGTGGCTGCCTTGCGATTCCCCTGTGAGTTCTGTGGCAAGCGCTTTGAGAAGCCAGACAGTGTTGCAGCTCATCGCAGCAAAAGCCACCCTGCCTTGCTCTTGGCCCCACAAGAACTATCTGGTCCACTGGATTCCTGTTCCAGCATCTTGGCCTCTGCATCCCTGGGGGCCAGTGAAGGATCCAGGTCCTCTCTGGCTCCTCAGGCTCCCATGCTGCTCCCTTAG
- the ZNF692 gene encoding zinc finger protein 692 isoform X6 produces the protein MAASPADASRRRREKRRQLDARRSKYRIRLGGHMEQWCLLKEQLGFSLHSQLAKFLLDRYTSSGCVLCAGPEPVAPKELQYLVLLSHAHSRECSLVPGLRGPGGQDGGLVWECSAGHTFSWSPSSGPKSPEEPNLTPLPSTDERSWCPEARSGQEPAGLESNCDERAQEARMPRGAGPPPETFPSLGEDGEEEEEDEEEMLSDASPWTYSSSPDDEPDVPKPPPSPVTHAPKDGEIPPAPAAVPAPLASPSSSASSLGSGAPRPVEVRIQPELRGTPQADQQTEPLASPGSQAQSALASAWDEDTAQIGPKRIRKAARRELLPCDFPGCGRIFSNRQYLNHHKKYQHIHQKSFSCPEPACGKSFNFKKHLKEHVKLHSGYTERWLGRRLQDAMERMAVSSAAGGAGEKPYQAYTRDYICEFCARSFRTSSNLVIHRRIHTGEKPLQCEICGFTCRQKASLNWHRRKHAETVAALRFPCEFCGKRFEKPDSVAAHRSKSHPALLLAPQELSGPLDSCSSILASASLGASEGSRSSLAPQAPMLLP, from the exons ATGGCGGCCTCCCCTGCGGACGCGTCCCGCAGGCGGCGGGAGAAGCGGCGGCAGTTGGATGCTCGCCGCAGCAAGTACCGCATCCGCCTGGGTGGCCATATGGAGCAGTGGTGCCTCCTCAAGGAGCAGCTGGGCTTCTCCTTGCACTCGCAGCTGGCCAAGTTCCTGTTGGATCG GTACACTTCTTCAGGCTGTGTTCTTTGTGCAG GTCCTGAGCCTGTGGCCCCCAAGGAACTGCAGTATCTGGTGCTTCTATCTCACGCTCACAGCCGAGAGTGCAGCCTGGTTCCTGGGCTGCGGGGACCTGGGGGCCAAGATGGGGGGCTTGTGTGGGAGTGTTCAGCCGGCCACACCTTCTCCTGGAGCCCCTCTTCAGGCCCCAAATCTCCAGAGGAGCCAAATCTGACCCCTCTTCCAAGTACTGACGAGAGGAGCTGGTGCCCAGAGGCCAGGAGTGGGCAGGAGCCTGCAG GTTTGGAATCTAACTGTGATGAGAGGGCTCAGGAGGCCAGGATGCCCAG GGGTGCGGGACCCCCACCGGAGACCTTCCCATCCCTCGGAGAAGatggggaagaggaagaggaggatgaagAGGAGATGCTCAGTGATGCTAGTCCCTGGACCTACAGCTCCTCCCCAGATGA TGAGCCAGATGTCCCCAAACCACCCCCTTCCCCTGTCACCCATGCACCTAAGGATGGGGAGATACCCCCGGCCCCTGCAGCCGTCCCAGCTCCTCTTGCTTCGCCATCCTCATCAGCATCCTCTTTGGGTTCTGGAGCTCCTAGGCCTGTAGAAGTCAGGATACAGCCAGAGCTCAGGGGGACCCCTCAAGCAGACCAGCAGACTGAGCCCCTGGCCAG CCCTGGGAGTCAGGCTCAGTCTGCTCTGGCCTCGGCATGGGATGAGGACACTGCTCAGATTGGCCCCAAGAGAATTAG GAAAGCTGCCAGAAGAGAGCTGCTGCCCTGTGACTTCCCTGGCTGTGGAAGGATCTTCTCAAACCGGCAGTATTTGAAT CACCACAAGAAATACCAGCACATCCACCAAAAGTCCTTCTCCTGCCCAGAGCCGGCCTGTGGGAAGTCCTTTAACTTTAAGAAACACCTGAAGGAGCATGTGAAGCTGCACAGTG GATATACAGAGCGGTGGTTGGGCAGAAGACTACAGGATGCCATGGAAAGGATGGCTGTCTCCTCtgctgcaggaggtgcaggagaaaAACCATACCAGGCCT ACACCCGAGACTACATTTGTGAGTTCTGCGCCCGGTCTTTCCGCACCAGCAGCAACTTGGTCATCCACCGGCGcatccacactggagagaaacccctACA GTGTGAGATCTGCGGGTTTACCTGCCGCCAGAAGGCATCCCTGAATTGGCACCGGCGCAAGCACGCAGAGACAGTGGCTGCCTTGCGATTCCCCTGTGAGTTCTGTGGCAAGCGCTTTGAGAAGCCAGACAGTGTTGCAGCTCATCGCAGCAAAAGCCACCCTGCCTTGCTCTTGGCCCCACAAGAACTATCTGGTCCACTGGATTCCTGTTCCAGCATCTTGGCCTCTGCATCCCTGGGGGCCAGTGAAGGATCCAGGTCCTCTCTGGCTCCTCAGGCTCCCATGCTGCTCCCTTAG